The genomic stretch GGTCACGAACCGGCCCAACGGGACAAAACATACTTACCCCCCGGCGGTGAGTATGGTGCCGTGCCGTGGCCCTTCCGACAGTTTGAAGGGGATCTCTTACCGGTTTTGCCTGACGTCAAAACCGCCGAGATGACGTCTGGATCGGCCGCCGACGATGGACCGGCCCAGCGGGACAGAGGAAAGCGTTCTTCTGAGTCTTGTGTCCATACCGAAGACCGGCCCCTCCCATTTGCCCTCTCCGTCTGTGACGGAGCAATGTAAGGGCAAATGGGCCCCACCGGAGGTCCCTTCCCCCAAATCGCGTAATGCTGACGCATTACATATATTGCGATTTGGGCCGGGATGACAAGAAGTTTTCCTCCGCAAAGCCGCAGGCTTTGCGGAGGAAAACAATGCCGTCCGATCGAGGAAAGCGCTATGCACTGCCAACCGCCGGGATGACGCGGGGCGTCCGGGGAAGAAATGCTGTCACGCGTTGATTTTGGTAAAAAGAAGTACTATAATAGTAGTGGAAAGAAAAGAATGACAGGGTTTTTCATCTGCCAAAGGACCGTATTATGAAAACACTCAGTGATGTCAGCATTGGCTCCAGCGCCCGTGTCGTGAAGATCCACGGCGAAGGCGCGCTGCGGCGCCGCATAATGGACATGGGCATCACCAAGGGCACCGAGATCTTCGTCAGGAAGGCTGCTCCCTTGGGCGATCCTCTTGAAATGACGCTGCGGGGCTACGAGCTCACCCTCCGCCGTGAGGACGCAGCCAGCATAGAGGTCGAATAAAGCCTTTTGGCGGACCTGCAAGACCCCCATATTCACGTTTCTTTTCCGACTTCATGGCGTCAGCCGTAGATCACGCCTGTTTGCCGGCTTTTGTCAGGCAAAAATACCCGGGCACGCTTTACGCTGCAGCCAAACCAGCGGCATTTGCTGCTGTCACGTTTATTTACCCAGAGGTGCTGTGATCGGATCAGCGGCATATCCGTCCCGGCTTCGGCCGCGCGGATAGGTGACCCTGCGGAGGATGCTCCCCGCAGAGCCAACGATGAGATCAGATTCGCGGCATATCCGCATGAGGCTTCGGCCCGGGCGGATAGGTGACCCTGCGGCGGTTTTCCCGCAGAGCCAAAGAAATAAAACGGTAATTTTCAAAGGGCCTCGGGCCCAGGGAGAAATAAATGAGTATCACAATAGCCCTCGCGGGCAATCCAAATAGTGGCAAGACCACTTTGTTCAACGCTCTTACGGGCTCGGATCAGTACGTTGGCAACTGGCCCGGCGTCACCGTAGAGAAAAAAGAAGGACATCTCAGGACTGACAAGTCCGTCACCGTCACCGACCTTCCGGGGATCTATTCGCTGTCCCCTTATTCACCCGAGGAAGTGGTGGCGCGTCAATACCTCACCGAAGACCGCCCCGACGTTATTCTCAACATCATCGACGGCACCAATCTGGAGAGAAATCTCTATCTGACCACACAGCTGCTGGAGCTGGGTATTCCCGTGGTGGCCGCCATCAACCACCTGGATCTGGTGGAAAAAAGACACATCCTCATCAATACACGGCTGCTTTCCGAAAGGCTCCGATGCCCGGTGGTGGAGATATCCGCCCTGAAAAAGACCGGTATCGACGAAGCCGTGGCAGCCGCCCGCAAG from Abditibacteriota bacterium encodes the following:
- a CDS encoding ferrous iron transport protein A codes for the protein MKTLSDVSIGSSARVVKIHGEGALRRRIMDMGITKGTEIFVRKAAPLGDPLEMTLRGYELTLRREDAASIEVE